Proteins from a genomic interval of Symmachiella macrocystis:
- a CDS encoding zinc ribbon domain-containing protein: MPLCRTCGTEIENNTKKCPHCGASPFASPEKGLSLIKRLVLVLPIACWLGGSVADSLRFIDHTNIGRQLRQTFPIDPGVLFYGLPWIGSTIGLSFVLAYVLKTSSKDGEVPFGWKLILGASFVIFAGVVFLYARVFLVWANMR; the protein is encoded by the coding sequence ATGCCACTGTGTCGAACCTGCGGAACAGAAATTGAAAACAATACGAAGAAGTGCCCGCATTGCGGGGCATCGCCATTTGCCTCTCCTGAGAAAGGGCTTTCACTCATCAAACGGCTGGTGCTGGTCTTGCCTATTGCTTGTTGGTTGGGAGGCAGCGTGGCCGATAGTCTTAGATTCATTGACCACACTAATATCGGAAGGCAGTTGCGGCAAACATTCCCAATAGACCCCGGAGTACTTTTCTACGGATTACCGTGGATTGGCAGCACGATTGGATTGTCTTTCGTGTTGGCTTATGTTTTGAAAACATCATCGAAAGATGGCGAAGTGCCGTTTGGCTGGAAACTTATCCTAGGGGCCTCTTTTGTGATATTTGCGGGCGTTGTCTTTCTTTATGCACGGGTGTTTCTTGTGTGGGCGAATATGCGGTAA
- a CDS encoding efflux RND transporter periplasmic adaptor subunit, translated as MTDQPASARPLRQWLILPPLILGVGVAIYMVAGRTQLKHNPVTEVSRTLRVIPAPQVDVVPRVWGYGTAEPGRTWKAVAEVQGRVIETDPHLKAGSIIAKGLTLLKIDPYELELVAAQLKADIDRVKAQQSELETNEANYRASLTIEDAALALAEQELRRLRQLSQTNAISPADVDAKEREVLAQRQNVQSQRNLLNVLPSKLQALNAELTVKQSSLKQAEIDVTKCVIKAPFSCRLADVDIQAGQFLARGEVLFEAYSTAITEVDAQVPMDQARKLMGADAAPIAPLSIDLDELANLLGIQATVRIRAGDLTVHWDARVTGIREQLDPTTRSIAVVVAVDDPYKNVIPGKRPPLVKGMFCEIELWAKPRAGKIVIPRSAMHDGAVYIVNDERRLEKRAVVVDFLQSDFVCVSTGLHAGEVVVVSDPTPAILGMLVDPVEDDALLNVIKAQATGEGSLK; from the coding sequence ATGACTGATCAACCTGCATCTGCACGACCGCTCCGCCAATGGCTCATCCTTCCGCCTCTAATCCTTGGTGTGGGCGTCGCAATCTATATGGTTGCAGGACGGACGCAGCTCAAGCACAATCCGGTCACCGAGGTCTCGCGGACGCTGCGGGTGATTCCGGCCCCGCAAGTCGACGTGGTACCCCGTGTGTGGGGCTATGGCACGGCCGAACCGGGCCGCACCTGGAAGGCCGTCGCCGAGGTGCAGGGACGTGTCATCGAAACAGATCCCCACCTGAAAGCAGGGAGCATTATTGCCAAGGGGCTAACGCTGCTTAAGATTGACCCATACGAACTGGAGTTGGTAGCAGCCCAACTCAAAGCGGACATCGACCGCGTCAAGGCGCAACAGTCGGAATTGGAGACTAACGAAGCCAATTACCGAGCATCGCTGACAATCGAGGATGCCGCATTGGCGCTGGCAGAGCAGGAGTTGCGCCGGCTTCGCCAACTTTCGCAAACAAACGCCATATCCCCTGCCGACGTAGATGCCAAGGAACGCGAGGTTTTAGCGCAACGGCAAAACGTGCAGTCACAGCGCAATCTTCTGAACGTACTCCCCTCTAAGTTGCAGGCCCTCAATGCGGAGTTGACCGTTAAACAGTCGAGTCTGAAGCAGGCCGAGATTGACGTCACAAAATGCGTTATCAAAGCACCCTTCAGCTGCCGCTTGGCGGACGTTGACATTCAAGCGGGGCAGTTTCTCGCTCGCGGCGAAGTCCTCTTCGAGGCTTATAGCACGGCGATCACGGAAGTCGATGCGCAGGTTCCCATGGATCAAGCCCGCAAGTTGATGGGCGCTGACGCGGCGCCCATCGCGCCCTTGAGCATCGACTTGGATGAACTCGCCAATTTGCTGGGCATCCAGGCGACTGTGCGCATACGTGCCGGAGACCTGACTGTGCACTGGGACGCTCGCGTCACCGGCATCCGCGAACAACTCGATCCCACCACGCGCAGCATTGCCGTCGTGGTGGCAGTCGACGATCCGTATAAGAATGTGATTCCCGGCAAACGCCCACCGTTGGTCAAAGGCATGTTTTGTGAAATTGAGTTGTGGGCGAAACCTCGCGCCGGAAAAATCGTGATTCCGCGCAGCGCCATGCATGATGGTGCGGTGTATATCGTCAATGATGAGCGCCGCTTGGAGAAAAGGGCCGTCGTCGTCGATTTTCTTCAGAGCGATTTCGTTTGCGTTAGTACCGGGTTGCACGCCGGGGAAGTTGTCGTCGTCTCCGATCCGACCCCCGCCATTTTGGGGATGTTGGTCGATCCGGTCGAAGACGACGCTTTGCTGAACGTAATCAAGGCGCAGGCGACCGGCGAAGGGAGCCTTAAATGA
- a CDS encoding efflux RND transporter permease subunit: MIRFFATHPTAANLLMLVFVVIGIMTAGTLRRETFPDFTVPEVEIRVPYPGATAQEVEDVVSRRVEDALDGIKYVKEIRSDARENIAIITIEMDDSGDFVVFKDDIETEIAAIDDFPDDVEDPVIKQLGTTELVLSLIVSGPMSPRDLKAYCEDLKERLQRDPQVSTVNIRGFSDNQLRIELSASALMQYDLSVADVADFVSRQNVDLPAGAIETGEHEILVRFVEERRSPEDLETLVIVGGHGGGEIRLGDLGTVTDTFELEEDKVIADGRRAGILVVEKTKTEDTIRAANVVKSIVEDERARHPQITIDITQDMSTLVNSRLNLILKNAWQGGLLVFLAMWLFFNVRLSFWVVMSLPVSFLGALWFAEQIGLTINMITMIGILMALGLLMDDGIVIAENIATHAARGKPAIQAAIDGVNEVKAGVFSSFITTVCVLGPLATIGGNIGKVLRVMPIILILVLAVSLVEAFLILPSHLAHSLTDEHDKKANAVRRFIDGMIDYCREHILGRAVDILLRWRYLWVGCVIAMLIGTLAMFAGGNVKFQAFPDLDGDVIDARLMMSQGTPLKRTEEVVQQFTDALVEVNREFKSRQPDEQNLIKSVNVQFNKNTDAFETGPHVATVSVNLLDAEIRDGRIDEIVDSWRDKIVPPTDVDMMNFTEPVIGPQGRAIEIRLQGDDLEQLEVAATHFRAWLARFDGVLNLTDDLRRGKPEIRIHLREGTAGLGLDAATVARQVRAGFYGMTADEIQIGREAYEVDVRLRPDDQDSVADLEYFHFAVPGGKLVPLGSIAIADRTRGWSRIARVDGRRTVTLLGDVDQRRINTAQLFNEIERDYLPEFHAEFPEIDVSFAGEVEQSATTQESMMGAMVIGVIGVFVLLSFQFRSYTEPLIVMTAIPFALIGVIWGHWLMGIDLSMPSGVGFISLAGIVVNDSILLVLFLKMRREEGADIVMAAGQASRQRFRAIVITSLTTIAGLLPLLFERSLQAQVLIPLAASIAFGLLASTVLVLLVIPCLYTILGDFGLTADIATKGQHDT; this comes from the coding sequence ATGATACGCTTCTTCGCCACGCACCCCACCGCGGCCAATTTATTGATGCTGGTTTTCGTGGTGATCGGCATCATGACCGCGGGGACTTTGCGCCGAGAAACATTCCCCGATTTCACAGTCCCGGAAGTGGAGATTCGAGTCCCCTACCCTGGCGCGACGGCCCAGGAAGTCGAGGACGTTGTCAGTCGCCGAGTGGAAGACGCGCTGGACGGCATCAAATACGTCAAGGAAATCCGTTCCGATGCGCGAGAGAATATCGCCATCATTACAATCGAGATGGATGATTCCGGCGACTTTGTCGTGTTTAAAGACGACATCGAAACCGAAATCGCCGCCATCGATGATTTTCCCGACGACGTCGAAGACCCGGTGATTAAACAGCTCGGGACGACGGAATTGGTTTTGTCGCTGATCGTCAGCGGCCCCATGTCACCGCGCGATCTGAAAGCGTACTGTGAGGACCTTAAGGAGCGGCTACAGCGAGATCCTCAGGTGTCTACCGTCAATATCCGCGGGTTTTCGGACAACCAACTGCGGATCGAACTTTCTGCCAGCGCCCTCATGCAATACGACCTCAGTGTTGCCGACGTGGCCGATTTCGTGAGCCGGCAAAATGTCGACTTGCCAGCCGGCGCTATTGAAACCGGTGAACATGAGATTCTGGTCCGTTTCGTCGAGGAGCGCCGCTCACCCGAAGACTTGGAAACGCTGGTGATTGTCGGCGGCCACGGCGGCGGCGAAATCCGGTTGGGGGATCTGGGCACTGTCACCGACACCTTTGAGCTCGAAGAGGACAAGGTGATCGCCGACGGCCGACGCGCGGGGATTTTAGTCGTCGAGAAGACAAAAACTGAGGACACGATCCGTGCGGCCAATGTTGTTAAGTCAATTGTCGAGGATGAGCGAGCCCGGCATCCACAGATAACGATCGATATCACTCAGGACATGTCGACGCTCGTCAACAGCCGACTGAATTTGATTCTTAAAAATGCCTGGCAAGGAGGACTGCTGGTTTTTCTGGCCATGTGGCTATTTTTTAATGTGCGGCTATCGTTTTGGGTAGTCATGAGCTTGCCCGTTTCGTTTCTGGGCGCGCTGTGGTTCGCCGAGCAAATTGGATTGACGATCAACATGATCACGATGATCGGCATCCTCATGGCTTTGGGATTGCTGATGGACGACGGCATCGTGATCGCCGAGAATATTGCCACACATGCCGCCCGCGGGAAACCGGCAATCCAGGCTGCAATCGACGGCGTGAATGAAGTCAAGGCAGGCGTGTTTTCCTCTTTTATCACCACGGTTTGCGTCCTAGGACCGTTGGCGACGATTGGCGGTAATATCGGCAAAGTTCTGCGAGTGATGCCGATCATTTTGATTCTCGTATTGGCGGTCAGTTTGGTGGAAGCTTTCCTGATCTTACCATCGCACTTAGCGCATTCGCTGACGGACGAGCATGACAAAAAAGCGAACGCGGTACGCCGATTCATCGATGGCATGATTGACTACTGCCGCGAACACATTCTCGGCCGCGCCGTCGACATCCTGTTGCGGTGGCGATATCTATGGGTCGGTTGTGTGATTGCCATGTTGATCGGCACGCTGGCAATGTTTGCTGGAGGGAACGTCAAATTCCAAGCGTTTCCGGACCTTGACGGGGACGTCATCGACGCGCGGCTGATGATGTCCCAAGGCACCCCGCTTAAACGGACCGAAGAGGTTGTTCAACAATTTACCGACGCACTGGTCGAAGTTAACCGCGAATTTAAATCACGGCAACCGGACGAACAAAACCTGATCAAGTCGGTCAACGTACAATTCAACAAGAATACCGACGCCTTCGAGACCGGCCCGCACGTCGCCACAGTTTCGGTCAATCTTCTCGATGCTGAGATTCGTGACGGGCGCATCGATGAGATTGTCGATTCCTGGCGGGACAAAATCGTGCCGCCAACCGACGTTGATATGATGAACTTTACGGAACCGGTCATCGGCCCCCAAGGCCGCGCCATTGAAATTCGTTTACAAGGGGACGACCTTGAACAACTGGAAGTGGCGGCGACGCACTTTCGCGCTTGGCTAGCGCGTTTTGACGGTGTATTGAACCTCACCGACGATCTCCGCCGCGGCAAACCGGAAATCCGCATTCACCTCCGCGAGGGAACGGCCGGATTGGGCCTCGACGCCGCCACTGTGGCCCGGCAGGTGCGGGCTGGGTTTTATGGAATGACGGCCGATGAAATCCAAATCGGTCGTGAGGCCTACGAAGTCGATGTGCGGCTGCGGCCCGACGACCAAGACAGCGTCGCCGACCTGGAGTATTTCCATTTCGCCGTCCCCGGCGGCAAACTGGTGCCGCTCGGCTCAATTGCAATTGCTGACCGCACCCGCGGTTGGTCGCGCATTGCTCGGGTCGACGGTCGCCGCACAGTGACCCTGCTGGGGGACGTCGATCAACGTCGGATCAACACGGCACAATTATTCAATGAAATCGAGCGAGACTATTTGCCGGAATTCCACGCAGAATTTCCGGAAATCGACGTTTCATTTGCCGGCGAGGTCGAACAATCGGCCACGACTCAGGAATCGATGATGGGGGCCATGGTCATCGGTGTGATTGGCGTGTTTGTATTGTTGAGTTTTCAGTTTCGTAGTTACACCGAACCGCTGATCGTGATGACGGCGATCCCGTTTGCGTTGATCGGAGTGATCTGGGGACATTGGCTAATGGGCATCGATCTGAGTATGCCCAGCGGCGTAGGATTCATTTCCTTAGCGGGGATCGTCGTCAACGATTCGATTCTGCTGGTACTGTTTTTGAAAATGCGCCGCGAAGAAGGCGCCGACATCGTCATGGCGGCGGGACAGGCGAGCCGGCAACGCTTTCGGGCAATTGTGATCACGTCTCTGACAACGATCGCCGGCTTGCTTCCGCTGCTATTCGAGCGCAGCCTGCAGGCGCAGGTGTTGATCCCACTGGCAGCCAGCATCGCTTTTGGCTTGTTGGCATCCACGGTATTGGTCTTGTTGGTGATCCCCTGTCTTTACACGATTCTCGGCGATTTTGGACTCACCGCAGATATTGCCACCAAGGGTCAGCACGATACGTAA